TACCTAGCGGATTTAGTGAGAGTTTGTTTAGCAATTGTAGTTCTTTGATTTTCAACTCTGTATCATCTAGCTTCTTTGCTGTTTGTAAGTTTGGCGCTGGTAATTTAAACGGTGTTTCTTATGGAACCTACGTGATCCTTTTCCCGAGGGTTGGTGCTTTCGTCTCTGGTTCTACCTACTACATCTATGTTCCAATCATAAATGTCATCTTTGATTCTAGCCTACATGGTTTGTTCTTCGCCAATGTTACGTCCTGGAGCTATATTACTATCAATAATCCACTTTATATAACATATTCATGTGGTTCAGTAACGTCATCGTATTCGTTAAATGGTGCTAGTAAAATTGAAATAGTACTTATAAAAATAATCATTAAGTATGGGTGATTGAAAATGAAAAGCAGGGGACAAAGTGAAATATTAAGCGTTGTAATCTTGACGGCAACAATATTGGCGGTAGCGGCAATGTTTCTGGTAGTGGCTATGAGGTCCTTTAATTATGATTCGGCCTATTACTCGATTAGTTATGTTGCGTCGTTCTTGACTAATGTGGCTGATGATATTGATACCTACCTAATGTCGCCTGGTGTGTCCTTGACTTATGCATTGCCGAGCACCGAGTATGGTGTTTATAATTACGTATATTCTAATGATGCGTATTGTGAGATTTACGTTAACGCCTCTGGTGCTAACATCGTTACTGCCACATCTGGTGTATTGATTTATGGCGTGCCACCTAACTATTTCTCAATACCTGCTAGTAGGAGTGCTTGGTATGTATGGAGGGGTTCCAATATGATAGGCTATCCTACGGTTAATCCAAGTGACTTCTCATTAATAGTTGGACCAGGTGTTTTCGCACTGACAGGCACCCTCATCTCCATAGTTCAGTTTGGGTATGGTTCTGTAGACGGTGTTTCCTATGGTACGTTTTTAGCCCTGGTTCCTAGGGTTTTGGCGATTAATGGTTCTTTGAATAGTGGTGTCGGTTATATCTACATACCCGTGTTTATTAGTATGGGCAATTCTACTGGCAGGAATATTCTCACAATCAAAATATTGAGTGTCTCATCATTCTCATTGAGTGATGTAAGGCATTTAATTGTTACAGAGAAGTGTAATATCGGTAAGTATATACTACTTACTAATCCCGCTCTACGTAAAGTTACCGTAGTTGGTAACAATATATATATTGTGGAAATTAGGATAGGTATTAACATGGGGTGATTATATGAACGTTCTGGCCTTCGTAATAACCACGGTAGCACTCCTGGCCTTAGTTATATTCTTCACGTGGTATACCAATTATTATACAACAGTTAATATGCTTAATACTGTTAGTTATGTATCGTCACTCGTATCCTCAGCCCTCACCCATGAATTTGAGAATGCCATCGCCATAGCCTCCATGGGCGATGTTGTTGGCTCATTCAATTATACGTTATTGCTTCCAACATCTGCTGTGCCTGTACAGGGAGTAGCGCTTAACTATAGTATAACGCTGTATCCAAGGAAGCAGTCAAATACATTGTTGCTTTATGCTAATATAACGGTAACAATGAGCATGGGTCCACTTAGCAGGTCTGAAAACGCAACGGTACTTGTTTATTCATCAGCACAGCCCTATGAAATAACGGCATATAACTGTAAAAACAATAATTCCCTAGTTACAGTTACACTTGTTAATCCTGACTGGGCGAGTCAAGTATCACCGAAGTCAGTACCAACCTGCACGTGGACCAGCGCCCAGGTTCAGTTGGGTGATGCAGTGATAGGTATAAGTAAGGGTTAATTTATTTAAAATTAGGTATATGGGTATTGAGTATTTGAGGTTGTTTCCGTGGAGTGATTATGGTGTGGTGTTTGCGTTATTGTTTGGTTCTAGGGCGTGGGGTAGGGTGTTTAAGGGTGATTGGGATATTGCTGTTTGGTTAGGTGATGTTGATAAGGACATAGACCTTCAGTACGCATTGGCTAGGTTTCTTCATGTGCGTGAGGAGAGTATCGGCTTGGTAGTACTTAATAATTATGAGTACCTGCCCTGCTCATTAATAATTGATGTATTGGGTAAGGGTAAGGTGGTTTATTACCGGGACTTTGATGAGTATCTTGATATTAAGTTAAGGGTTTTGAAGCCTTGTTTCGACTTTATGATTGATGCTGAGAAGCTTGATTTACTAAGGACGCAGATAAATGCGGTGACTAAGAAATGGGTTCAGTAGAACGTTTGCTGAAGCTTCTTTTTATTATACATCATTATTGGATAATCTAAGTATTGATGACCTGAATGATGTGTATAAGTACTTATCTGCGGTGTACTTATTGCAAGTTCAAGCCAAATCACTTATTGATATCGTGGTTAAGGCTGCATCAGCGATGGGATTCGAGGTTGAGGGCTATATTGATGCTGGCAATAAGTTAGTAAGCGCTGGTCTGCTAAGTAATGAGGAGTTTAGTAGGTATAGGTCTGTTGTTAGGTTTAGGAATAATTGTGGTTCATCAATATGGAATTATTATGGAATTATTGATGTGAATATAATTCGTAGAATAATAAGCAATAGAGAGTATAGAGAGGTTGCTAAGCTTGGTGTTAAGGTTGTGGAGGAATTACGTAGGCGAGGAATTGATTGCTAGGCATCCCTCACCCTGATTAGTATTGGTTTTCTTAGTGGGTTCATCAATCCTGCCACGAAGAATTCCCTAGTGCCCAATTGAGCCAATGTTGCCTCGTTTACATCTGCCAAGTCCATGTATGCAGCGATCTCCCTAAGATCACCCTGGGCGCTTAACCTACTGAAGAAGACTGTGCCGAGGTTAGCCCTGATGCTAGCCCTAATATCCCTAGCAATCCTCTGGCTGGCTACAATAAGCGATAAGCCCCACTTACGGCCCTCCCTAGCCGTAGTCTCAATAACATCACCGCAGATAGTCCATTCATTCTCAGGTACATAATTCTGAGCCTCGTCTATGATGAAAGCCAAATCCAGCGGTGACTTGTTGGTTTTGACGAGTTTCCACGCAGCATCAATTACATCTGCAATTATTGCCTGCTTAACCACGAGTTCAGGATCAAGACTCAAATCAATAACAACCAGGTTTGAATTTAATGCCCTATTAACAATGTTCATAGGTAATAAAGCCCTCTTATTAAGTTCATCAAAGAATTCATTCTCTATGAAGTAATCAATGAATAACCTGGCTTTCTCAACTGTCGAATCTCTAGCACCTAATCCTCTCATACTATCCACTAGGTGCTTCGTGAATGCCGCCTTATCCCACTTAATCACCTGGCTTACCTGGTTACTTATTTGCGAATCTATTAATTGTGAGGATTGCTGCCTCTTAATCTTCTTATCAC
This is a stretch of genomic DNA from Vulcanisaeta moutnovskia 768-28. It encodes these proteins:
- a CDS encoding ATP-binding protein; its protein translation is MEVGITTSGASVGLVPIQFYKKAENLALEEQLVIIHDQTMDDELLLGVIRNVTKLEPLIRDRVRSPFVDRPEVLDQTILMPFTSAMVRLYAALKPSTKSVLEVRHVPTPGSKVFVIKDGRFLNDYVKSNLPINVGSHKYSGWPISLDAGFVNQHVGVFGATGVGKSRLVKALIEELIRVGKHIIIFDHSGVDYAPYFKDRVITSKEIAISPPTIASVIAEKARLNWQTFGEYLEVAVITYVSGDKKIKRQQSSQLIDSQISNQVSQVIKWDKAAFTKHLVDSMRGLGARDSTVEKARLFIDYFIENEFFDELNKRALLPMNIVNRALNSNLVVIDLSLDPELVVKQAIIADVIDAAWKLVKTNKSPLDLAFIIDEAQNYVPENEWTICGDVIETTAREGRKWGLSLIVASQRIARDIRASIRANLGTVFFSRLSAQGDLREIAAYMDLADVNEATLAQLGTREFFVAGLMNPLRKPILIRVRDA
- a CDS encoding HepT-like ribonuclease domain-containing protein, whose product is MYLLQVQAKSLIDIVVKAASAMGFEVEGYIDAGNKLVSAGLLSNEEFSRYRSVVRFRNNCGSSIWNYYGIIDVNIIRRIISNREYREVAKLGVKVVEELRRRGIDC
- a CDS encoding nucleotidyltransferase domain-containing protein, with protein sequence MGIEYLRLFPWSDYGVVFALLFGSRAWGRVFKGDWDIAVWLGDVDKDIDLQYALARFLHVREESIGLVVLNNYEYLPCSLIIDVLGKGKVVYYRDFDEYLDIKLRVLKPCFDFMIDAEKLDLLRTQINAVTKKWVQ